In Streptomyces violaceusniger Tu 4113, one DNA window encodes the following:
- a CDS encoding GntR family transcriptional regulator produces the protein MPITSLQQRSLGDLVAHELRVLIVSGRLRPGTHLVEGALAEQYDVSRGPVRDALRQLEAEGLVEARRRGVFVTGLTEDDVEELYTLRESLETLALTLAIGRAGPGDWEPAERFVRDMRDAADRAAAGDFALADLEFHSQFYVLSGHRRLLAVWEQYRPTFGVILDVTNAQDVDLRPFAGAHADLLATVRAGDVEHAATTLREHLLGARNRLRAALRSARAAAGRG, from the coding sequence GTGCCCATCACCTCGCTGCAGCAGCGGTCCCTCGGCGATCTGGTCGCGCATGAGCTGCGGGTCCTCATCGTTTCAGGACGGCTGCGCCCCGGCACCCACCTTGTCGAAGGGGCCCTCGCCGAGCAGTACGACGTCAGCCGCGGCCCGGTGCGGGACGCGCTGCGTCAGCTCGAGGCCGAGGGGCTGGTCGAGGCGCGCCGCCGCGGGGTCTTCGTCACCGGGCTCACCGAGGACGACGTCGAGGAGCTCTATACCCTGCGGGAGTCCCTGGAGACGCTCGCCCTCACTCTCGCCATCGGCCGGGCGGGGCCCGGCGACTGGGAACCCGCCGAGCGCTTCGTGCGGGACATGCGCGACGCCGCGGACCGCGCCGCGGCCGGTGACTTCGCCCTCGCCGACCTGGAGTTCCACTCCCAGTTCTATGTGCTCTCCGGACACCGCAGGCTGCTGGCGGTCTGGGAGCAGTACCGCCCCACCTTCGGTGTCATCCTCGACGTCACCAACGCCCAGGACGTCGATCTGCGCCCCTTTGCCGGGGCCCATGCCGACCTGCTGGCGACCGTGCGCGCCGGCGATGTCGAGCACGCCGCCACCACCCTGCGCGAACACCTCCTCGGCGCCAGGAACCGGCTCCGCGCCGCGCTGCGCTCCGCACGAGCGGCGGCCGGCCGGGGGTGA